The Mytilus galloprovincialis chromosome 2, xbMytGall1.hap1.1, whole genome shotgun sequence genome has a window encoding:
- the LOC143063913 gene encoding uncharacterized protein LOC143063913 isoform X2, with translation MIKLRSLLMVVESSRVTSFWPKKSESFLDMERLARDNLIYIATIQLQVSSSVYLQNTPKYPLSVTHSLAYIGNSSKRISSILTCPEVSKPYAQFFVHHVLIDPATRKPTAFPKWWMDKYGSLKPEVVRPLKMDHLLRPDQCLEDKIIVHPRDCDVYEHTSWANYGNFCYDSCCVFARKSLYKTINSQSLKNGLKSITVSFKKESLELESLDIYSWDDIHAPNKAHFEILNQHGEICCQASIEFFSHSPEEELRSETQATAKR, from the coding sequence ATGATAAAACTAAGGAGCTTACTTATGGTAGTTGAATCTTCAAGAGTAACAAGTTTTTGGCCAAAGAAATCAGAATCATTTCTGGACATGGAAAGGTTAGCACGAGATAACCTGATTTATATAGCAACAATTCAATTACAAGTATCTTCTTCAGTATATTTGCAAAATACCCCGAAATATCCGCTCTCAGTAACACATTCTTTAGCCTATATAGGAAATTCTTCGAAACGCATTTCAAGTATCCTTACCTGTCCAGAAGTGTCAAAACCTTATGCACAATTTTTTGTTCATCATGTTCTTATCGATCCAGCTACCAGGAAACCAACTGCATTTCCAAAATGGTGGATGGACAAATATGGTAGCTTGAAACCGGAAGTTGTTCGTCCTTTAAAAATGGATCATTTGTTAAGACCGGACCAATGTTTAGAAGATAAAATAATTGTTCATCCACGTGATTGTGATGTTTATGAACATACCAGCTGGGCAAACTATGGAAATTTCTGTTACGACTCATGTTGTGTTTTTGCACGAAAGTCGCTCTACAAAACTATTAATAGTCAGTCATTGAAGAATGGTCTAAAATCAATCACAGTTTCGTTCAAGAAGGAATCCCTCGAACTTGAATCGCTTGATATCTACTCATGGGATGATATTCATGCACCAAACAAAGCTCATTTTGAAATTCTAAATCAACATGGAGAGATATGTTGTCAAGCTTCAATTGAATTCTTTTCTCATTCACCAGAAGAAGAACTAAGGTCGGAAACTCAAGCAACCGCAAAACGTTAA